One part of the Schistocerca piceifrons isolate TAMUIC-IGC-003096 chromosome 2, iqSchPice1.1, whole genome shotgun sequence genome encodes these proteins:
- the LOC124775470 gene encoding wiskott-Aldrich syndrome protein homolog 1-like, with amino-acid sequence MKIVLKNYVTTYVPLVYRYQICSIISSTVLEHKRQELHVLKQQILWIKLNPASSNLKKLVGNCHQQEKRNCLHQLMLHRHNCPHHKNKCKPLHQLMHHLLHPRHHQVVGNQLKLKLQQHRLLPHHHPRRQGDSKNLSAGLHFAGLASLNRRIREHHNSRRNGLQPLCLLDPVHAGPAPPPPPPLPGSSAGPAPPPPPPLPGSSAGPAPPPPAPLPGSSAGPAPPPPPPIPGSSAGPAPPPPPPLPGSSAGPAPPPPPPLPGSSAGPAPPPPAPLPGSSAGPAPPPPPPLPGSSAGPAPPPPPPLPGSSAGPAPPPPAPLPGSSAGPAPPPPPPIPGSSAGPAPPPPPPLPGSSAGPAPPPPPPLPGSSGAPAPPPPPPPPPPPPPPQQRLIIAKDLKIFQMEVTCCLEFLSLVRCSKGKFLNETNNLYDRILAGLDRHCCSVDKETQSSLVPISKHPYV; translated from the exons ATGAAAATAGTGTT AAAGAATTATGTCACAACTTATGTTCCTTTAGTATATAGATACCAGATATGCAGCATTATTAGTAGCACAGTTCTAGA ACACAAGCGCCAAGAGCTCCACGTATTGAAGCAACAAATCCTGTGGATCAAATTAAATCCGGCC AGTTCAAACTTAAAAAAACTGGTCGGCAATTGTCATCAGCAGGAGAAGCGCAATTGTCTACATCAGTTGATGTTGCACCGCCACAACTGCCCGCACCACAAGAACaagtgcaaacctcttcatcagcTGATGCACCACCTATTGCACCCCCGCCACCACCAGGTGGTGGGCAACCAACTGAAGCTCAAGCTCCAACAACACAG aTTACTCCCACATCACCACCCAAGGCGTCAGGGGGATTCGAAGAACTTATCAGCA GGGCTGCACTTCGCAGGACTAGCAAGTCTCAACAGACGGATCAGAGAGCACCACAACAGCAGGAGGAACGGCCTCCAACCCCTCTGCCTCCTGGATCCAGTGCA TGCAGGACCTGCTCCACCCCCACCACCTCCACTTCCTGGATCAAGTGCAGGACCTGCTCCACCCCCACCACCTCCGCTTCCTGGGTCAAGTGCAGGACCTGCTCCACCCCCACCAGCTCCGCTTCCTGGATCAAGTGCAGGACCTGCTCCACCCCCACCACCTCCGATTCCTGGATCAAGTGCAGGACCTGCTCCACCCCCACCACCTCCACTTCCTGGATCAAGTGCAGGACCTGCTCCACCCCCACCACCTCCGCTTCCTGGATCAAGTGCAGGACCTGCTCCACCCCCACCAGCTCCGCTTCCTGGATCAAGTGCAGGACCTGCTCCACCCCCACCACCTCCACTTCCTGGATCAAGTGCAGGACCTGCTCCACCCCCACCACCTCCGCTTCCTGGATCAAGTGCAGGACCTGCTCCACCCCCACCAGCTCCGCTTCCTGGATCAAGTGCAGGACCTGCTCCACCCCCACCACCTCCAATTCCTGGATCAAGTGCAGGACCTGCTCCACCCCCACCACCTCCACTTCCTGGATCAAGTGCAGGACCTGCTCCACCCCCACCACCTCCACTTCCTGGATCAAGTGGAGCACCTGCTCCACCcccaccacctcctccacccccaccacctcctcctcctcag CAGAGATTAATTATTGCAAAAGACTTGAAGATATTTCAAATGGAAGTTACTTGCTGTTTAGAATTTTTAAGTTTAGTTAGATGTTCCAAAGGAAAATTCCTCAACGAAACTAATAATTTGTATGACAGAATTCTGGCCG GGTTAGATAGACATTGCTGTAGTGTGGACAAAGAGACACAAAG CTCACTGGTACCTATATCCAAACATCCTTATGTATAA